In one Nocardioides luteus genomic region, the following are encoded:
- a CDS encoding HNH endonuclease signature motif containing protein, with translation MSLGREIDHWGTNPGDAIDAALSAIESALRDLLSSDPVYWRTDQKKDLLERLEKLQAQQAALKLRVLTSAGDIAEQTGAKDAAGWMRTELLVDTAVARSQIKLAASVAKYEFVSAGLAEGVVSPDKARVITLALDKIDADPVASAEDLMLAEKLLVDYATRLTANELRIVGKRILREIDPARFEDAEAKALLAEEERAQQKTALRVWDNHDGTIGFDGVLPVSVGMRFKRLVEAYAQPRKQRLIDKGAPLPPWERLMGQGFARLLETIDPASLPRHGGDATTINVMISLAELRKDLGIATLGYDETNGTTISAAEARKLACNATIIPWVLGGDGEVLDAGRASRFFQPIQRKALRLQQKCCQAEGCDMPPEWCDAHHLNPWAAGGKTDLKDGALLCLHHHRLAHNPAYFHERLPDGTIRFTRRP, from the coding sequence ATGAGTCTCGGGCGCGAGATCGACCACTGGGGCACCAATCCCGGCGATGCGATCGACGCTGCTCTGAGCGCCATCGAATCCGCCCTCCGCGACCTGCTGTCCAGCGACCCCGTCTATTGGCGGACCGATCAGAAGAAGGACCTCCTCGAACGACTTGAGAAGCTCCAGGCCCAACAGGCCGCCTTGAAGTTGCGGGTCCTCACGTCTGCTGGTGACATCGCCGAACAGACTGGCGCGAAGGACGCGGCGGGGTGGATGCGGACCGAGCTGCTCGTCGACACCGCGGTCGCCCGGTCTCAGATCAAGCTCGCCGCCAGTGTCGCGAAGTACGAGTTCGTTTCGGCTGGTCTCGCTGAGGGTGTGGTGTCCCCGGACAAGGCGCGGGTGATCACTTTGGCGTTGGACAAGATCGACGCTGATCCGGTCGCGAGCGCCGAGGACCTGATGCTGGCTGAGAAGCTCCTGGTCGACTACGCCACCAGGTTGACCGCCAACGAACTCCGCATCGTCGGCAAACGGATCCTCCGCGAGATCGACCCCGCAAGGTTCGAAGACGCCGAAGCCAAAGCCCTGTTGGCTGAGGAAGAACGAGCCCAGCAGAAGACCGCGCTGCGGGTGTGGGACAACCACGACGGCACCATCGGGTTCGACGGTGTTCTCCCGGTCTCGGTGGGGATGAGGTTCAAGCGGCTGGTCGAGGCCTACGCCCAGCCCCGCAAGCAGCGGCTCATCGACAAGGGCGCGCCCCTGCCGCCGTGGGAGCGACTGATGGGTCAAGGATTCGCCCGGCTCCTGGAGACCATCGACCCCGCATCTCTGCCCCGCCATGGTGGGGACGCGACGACCATCAACGTGATGATCAGCCTCGCCGAGCTCCGCAAAGACCTCGGCATCGCGACTCTGGGTTACGACGAGACCAACGGCACCACCATCAGTGCAGCCGAGGCCCGCAAGCTGGCCTGCAACGCCACCATCATCCCCTGGGTCCTCGGCGGCGACGGTGAAGTCCTCGACGCGGGTAGGGCGAGCAGGTTCTTCCAGCCGATCCAGCGCAAGGCGCTGCGGCTCCAGCAGAAGTGCTGCCAAGCCGAAGGGTGTGACATGCCACCTGAATGGTGCGACGCCCACCACCTCAACCCCTGGGCCGCCGGCGGCAAGACCGACCTCAAAGACGGGGCGTTGTTGTGCCTGCATCATCACCGTCTCGCGCACAACCCCGCCTACTTTCACGAACGACTACCCGACGGCACCATCCGATTCACCCGCCGTCCCTGA
- a CDS encoding cytochrome P450 — protein sequence MTAAETIREVPRLAPGDRGLPWMGRLLDYSRDPVGFYRHQWETYGPVSPFFRAGETGVVVLGPDACEAVLRNKDKAYANGPAWGQIVGPFFDRGLMLLDFEEHHVHRRIMQEAFTRDRLSAYTTAMHPAIAHGVRGWANAPAFQSYPRLKQLTLDIAADIFMGGAAETSRAEMDRVNRAFIACVQAAAGVVRADVPFTRWGRAFRGRKVLEGFLRHYLPAKRAQQTDDIFSVLCHIETDDGERFSDEDVVNHMIFLMMAAHDTSTITTSTMLQYLGQHPQWQQRCREESLALGPAPTMAEIESLTSLDLVMKEALRLRAPVPALIRRTVKETRLLGVRIPADTAVMVGVQFSHMMEDYWTNPTVFDPERFAPHRREDKSHRMAWEPFGGGVHKCIGLYFAGLEVKSILHRLLRDYRWSVSPGYRAPLDNSSLPFPKDGNPIHLTRI from the coding sequence ATGACAGCCGCCGAGACGATTCGCGAGGTCCCACGACTCGCCCCCGGCGACCGCGGACTCCCCTGGATGGGCCGGCTGCTGGACTACTCCCGCGACCCGGTCGGCTTCTACCGGCACCAGTGGGAGACGTACGGGCCGGTCTCGCCGTTCTTCCGGGCCGGTGAGACCGGCGTGGTCGTGCTCGGCCCGGACGCCTGCGAGGCGGTGCTGCGCAACAAGGACAAGGCGTACGCCAACGGGCCGGCCTGGGGGCAGATCGTCGGCCCCTTCTTCGACCGGGGCCTGATGCTGCTCGACTTCGAGGAGCACCACGTCCATCGCCGGATCATGCAGGAGGCCTTCACCCGGGATCGGCTCTCCGCCTACACCACCGCGATGCACCCGGCGATCGCGCACGGCGTGCGCGGCTGGGCCAACGCCCCGGCGTTCCAGTCCTATCCGCGGCTCAAGCAGCTCACCCTCGACATCGCCGCGGACATCTTCATGGGCGGCGCGGCCGAGACCAGCCGCGCCGAGATGGACCGGGTCAACCGGGCGTTCATCGCCTGCGTGCAGGCCGCCGCGGGCGTCGTACGTGCCGATGTGCCGTTCACTCGCTGGGGCCGGGCGTTCCGCGGGCGGAAGGTGCTGGAGGGCTTCCTGCGCCACTACCTGCCGGCCAAACGAGCGCAGCAGACCGACGACATCTTCTCGGTGCTGTGCCACATCGAGACCGACGACGGCGAGCGGTTCAGCGACGAGGACGTCGTCAACCACATGATCTTCCTGATGATGGCCGCCCACGACACCTCGACCATCACCACCTCGACGATGCTGCAGTACCTGGGCCAGCATCCGCAGTGGCAGCAGCGCTGCCGTGAGGAGTCCCTCGCCCTCGGCCCTGCCCCCACGATGGCCGAGATCGAGAGCCTCACCAGCCTGGACCTGGTGATGAAGGAGGCGCTGCGGCTGCGGGCCCCGGTGCCGGCGCTGATCCGGCGTACGGTCAAGGAGACCCGGCTCCTCGGCGTACGCATCCCCGCCGACACCGCGGTGATGGTCGGGGTCCAGTTCAGCCACATGATGGAGGACTACTGGACCAACCCGACCGTCTTCGACCCCGAGCGGTTCGCGCCGCACCGGCGCGAGGACAAGAGCCACCGGATGGCGTGGGAGCCGTTCGGCGGGGGCGTGCACAAGTGCATCGGCCTCTACTTCGCCGGCCTCGAGGTCAAGTCGATCCTGCACCGGCTCCTGCGCGACTACCGGTGGAGCGTCTCCCCCGGCTACCGCGCGCCCCTCGACAACAGCTCGCTGCCGTTCCCGAAGGACGGCAACCCCATCCACCTGACCCGGATCTGA
- a CDS encoding NAD(P)-binding domain-containing protein, with protein sequence MESYESVVIGAGQAGLSASYHLSRLGVRHVVLDAERRPGGAWQHRWDSLTMHDVHGVADLPDGRAPGDSGERANVAVPSWFGLYESLHDLPVERPVSVRSVTSVGDLLAVHSADGRTWLTKTLVNATGTWTRPFVPHYPGASTFLGEQVHTHDYPGAAHFAGKRVAVVGGGASAVQFLGELAPLTPVLWITRREPVWRTDFDADRGREAVTLVAERVEAGLPPASVVSVTGLSLRPQEQEAARLGVYERRLPMFSRIEPFGLRWESGAFEPVDAILWATGFRPAITHLAPLHLRSSHGGIPLLRESADVQTAVTAAYDPRVQLVGYGPSASTIGASRAGRAAARAVRRQLADPQVAAESQKAPRSAESQFSGESRTVTSGGKFAASAR encoded by the coding sequence GTGGAGAGCTACGAGTCAGTGGTGATCGGTGCCGGCCAGGCCGGGTTGTCGGCGTCCTACCACCTCAGCCGGCTGGGCGTACGCCACGTGGTGCTCGACGCCGAGCGGCGCCCCGGTGGCGCCTGGCAGCACCGTTGGGACTCGCTGACCATGCACGACGTGCACGGCGTGGCCGACCTGCCCGACGGGCGGGCGCCGGGCGATTCCGGCGAGCGGGCCAACGTCGCGGTGCCGAGCTGGTTCGGGCTCTACGAGTCCCTGCACGACCTGCCGGTGGAGCGCCCCGTCTCGGTGAGGTCGGTGACCTCCGTCGGAGATCTGCTCGCGGTGCACTCGGCCGACGGGCGCACCTGGTTGACCAAGACCCTCGTCAACGCGACCGGAACCTGGACCCGGCCGTTCGTCCCGCACTACCCGGGCGCCTCGACGTTCCTGGGGGAGCAGGTGCACACCCACGACTATCCGGGTGCTGCTCACTTCGCCGGGAAGCGCGTCGCGGTGGTCGGCGGGGGAGCTTCGGCGGTGCAGTTCCTCGGCGAGCTCGCGCCGCTCACCCCGGTGCTCTGGATCACCCGCCGCGAGCCGGTCTGGCGCACGGACTTCGACGCCGATCGCGGGCGCGAGGCGGTGACGCTGGTCGCCGAGCGGGTCGAGGCCGGCCTGCCGCCGGCCAGCGTCGTCAGCGTCACCGGCCTCTCGTTGCGTCCGCAGGAGCAGGAGGCCGCGCGCCTCGGGGTCTACGAGCGCCGGCTGCCGATGTTCTCCCGGATCGAACCGTTCGGGCTGCGGTGGGAGTCGGGCGCGTTCGAGCCGGTCGACGCGATCCTGTGGGCCACCGGGTTCCGGCCGGCGATCACCCACCTCGCGCCGCTCCACCTGCGCAGCTCCCACGGCGGGATCCCGCTGCTGCGCGAGTCGGCCGACGTCCAGACCGCGGTCACCGCTGCGTACGACCCGCGTGTCCAGCTCGTCGGCTACGGGCCCTCGGCGAGCACCATCGGTGCCAGCCGCGCCGGGCGGGCTGCCGCGCGCGCCGTTCGGCGGCAGCTGGCCGACCCTCAGGTGGCGGCGGAGTCTCAGAAGGCGCCGAGGTCGGCCGAGAGCCAGTTCTCCGGCGAGAGCCGCACGGTCACCTCGGGCGGGAAGTTCGCCGCCTCCGCCAGGTAG
- a CDS encoding aspartate/glutamate racemase family protein, whose product MRRIGVLGGMSWESTAEYYRLLNEITAKRLGGLHSADLLVRSVDFAEIEEMQVSGDWEQAGARLAEEAATLSGAGAEVIVLATNTMHKVAGALEETYGERFLHLGDTTAVAVRAAGVGRVGLLGTGFTMSQPFYADRLRGHGLDVIVPTEPDQETVHRIIYEELCLGTFLDSSRQAYLEVVDRLVAAGCEGVILGCTEIELLLPMETYAGVPLFPTTRLHCEAAVEAALSL is encoded by the coding sequence ATGCGACGGATCGGTGTGCTGGGCGGGATGAGCTGGGAGTCGACGGCGGAGTACTACCGCCTCCTCAACGAGATCACCGCGAAGCGGCTCGGCGGGCTGCACTCCGCCGACCTGCTCGTACGCTCGGTGGACTTCGCCGAGATCGAGGAGATGCAGGTCTCCGGCGACTGGGAGCAGGCCGGGGCCCGGCTGGCCGAGGAGGCTGCCACGTTGAGCGGGGCCGGGGCGGAGGTGATCGTGCTGGCCACCAACACGATGCACAAGGTGGCCGGGGCGCTGGAGGAGACGTACGGGGAACGTTTCCTGCACCTGGGTGACACGACCGCGGTGGCGGTGCGCGCGGCCGGGGTCGGGCGCGTGGGGCTGCTCGGCACCGGGTTCACGATGTCGCAGCCGTTCTACGCCGACCGGCTCCGTGGCCACGGCCTCGACGTCATCGTCCCCACCGAGCCGGACCAGGAGACCGTGCACCGGATCATCTACGAGGAGCTGTGCCTGGGGACGTTCCTGGACAGCTCGCGTCAGGCGTACCTCGAGGTCGTCGACCGGCTGGTCGCCGCCGGCTGCGAGGGCGTCATCCTCGGCTGCACCGAGATCGAGCTGCTGCTGCCGATGGAGACGTACGCAGGTGTGCCGCTGTTCCCGACGACCCGGCTGCACTGCGAGGCCGCGGTCGAGGCGGCCCTCAGCCTCTAG
- a CDS encoding HelD family protein — MPIDGTLDEKANHDDLGELDAERAHLDASRQDLARMRRRVESLDSSDAGNWVSAEILDATLAHRLEQLADDPEVPLFFGRIDRTAAAGAESFHVGRRHITDSAGDPMVVDWRAPVSVPFYRASRTEPMGLARRRRYGFSHGELTAFEDESLTDGGPAQEHSAILEAEIERPRVGPMRDIVATIQPEQDVLVRADLSQTIVVQGAPGTGKTAVGLHRAAYLLYAHRDQLTRRGVLIVGPNASFLRYIRDVLPALGEIEAKQATIAELVAENGQNHGTIRSEDTAPVATLKGDVRMAEVLRRAVWSHVGEPAEALVVPRGSRRWRVPASEAREAVEGLRANDLRYAAGRALLPRALAHRVLVQMERSGDSPDDRVHDAVARTKPVKDYATALWPDLKPARVLFRLLTDAEWLAQIADGVLSEEEQALLRWEKPPRSAGAARWSLADLVLLDEIADLLDRTPSVAHIVADEAQDLSAMMLRALGRRSTTGSLTILGDLAQATTPWASSSWADALAHLGKPDGHVEQLTRGFRVPADVIAYAARLLPHIAPDLEPPVAVRRTRGDLTFTSATVVEALADVLDRAGSVGLIVPDAALAAVRAELTEAGLAFAEIALGEVSAADAETEFDAHLDLVPASLAKGLEFDHVVVSDPTAIVAGEPDRETGLRRLYVCLTRAVTSLVVRTELTQGGLPEELGGIPESVGAKVDA; from the coding sequence ATGCCCATAGACGGGACACTCGACGAGAAAGCCAACCACGACGACCTCGGCGAGCTCGACGCCGAACGAGCCCATCTGGACGCCTCCCGGCAGGACCTGGCCCGGATGCGCCGGAGGGTCGAGTCGCTGGACTCCTCCGACGCCGGCAACTGGGTCAGCGCCGAGATCCTCGACGCGACGCTCGCGCACCGCCTCGAGCAGCTCGCGGACGACCCGGAGGTGCCGCTCTTCTTCGGCCGGATCGACCGGACCGCCGCCGCGGGAGCCGAGTCGTTCCACGTCGGCCGCCGCCACATCACCGACAGCGCCGGCGACCCGATGGTGGTCGACTGGCGCGCCCCGGTCAGCGTCCCGTTCTACCGGGCCTCGCGGACCGAGCCGATGGGGCTGGCGCGCAGGCGCCGCTACGGGTTCTCCCACGGCGAGCTGACCGCCTTCGAGGACGAGTCGTTGACCGACGGCGGGCCTGCACAGGAGCACTCGGCGATCCTCGAGGCCGAGATCGAGCGGCCCCGTGTGGGGCCGATGCGCGACATCGTCGCCACCATCCAGCCCGAGCAGGACGTCCTGGTCCGGGCCGACCTGTCGCAGACGATCGTCGTGCAGGGTGCGCCGGGCACCGGGAAGACGGCCGTGGGGCTGCACCGGGCGGCGTACCTCCTCTACGCGCACCGCGACCAGCTCACCCGCCGCGGGGTCCTGATCGTCGGCCCCAACGCCTCGTTCCTGCGCTACATCCGCGACGTCCTCCCCGCGCTCGGCGAGATCGAGGCCAAGCAGGCGACGATCGCCGAGCTGGTCGCCGAGAACGGGCAGAACCACGGCACCATCCGCTCGGAGGACACCGCTCCGGTGGCGACGCTGAAGGGTGACGTACGCATGGCCGAGGTGCTCCGCCGGGCGGTCTGGTCCCACGTCGGCGAGCCCGCGGAGGCGCTGGTGGTCCCGCGCGGTTCGCGACGCTGGCGGGTGCCGGCCTCGGAGGCGCGCGAGGCCGTGGAGGGGCTGCGCGCCAACGATCTCCGGTACGCAGCCGGCCGGGCTCTGCTGCCGCGGGCCCTGGCCCACCGGGTGCTCGTGCAGATGGAGCGGTCCGGCGACTCCCCCGACGACCGGGTGCACGACGCGGTGGCGCGGACGAAGCCGGTCAAGGACTATGCGACCGCGCTGTGGCCGGACCTCAAGCCGGCCCGGGTGCTGTTCCGGCTGCTCACCGACGCGGAATGGCTGGCGCAGATCGCCGACGGGGTGCTCTCGGAGGAAGAGCAGGCGCTGCTGCGGTGGGAGAAGCCGCCCCGCTCGGCCGGCGCGGCCCGCTGGTCGCTGGCCGATCTGGTGCTCCTCGACGAGATCGCCGACCTGCTCGACCGTACGCCGTCCGTGGCCCACATCGTCGCCGACGAGGCCCAGGATCTCTCCGCGATGATGCTGCGCGCCCTCGGCCGCCGCTCGACGACGGGTTCGCTCACGATCCTGGGTGACCTCGCCCAGGCGACCACGCCGTGGGCCTCGTCGTCCTGGGCCGATGCGCTGGCCCATCTCGGCAAGCCGGACGGCCATGTCGAGCAGCTCACCCGCGGGTTCCGGGTGCCGGCCGACGTGATCGCCTACGCCGCCCGCCTCCTCCCCCACATCGCTCCCGACCTGGAGCCGCCGGTCGCGGTGCGCCGCACCCGCGGCGACCTCACCTTCACCTCCGCGACCGTCGTGGAGGCACTGGCGGACGTGCTCGACCGGGCCGGGTCGGTGGGGCTGATCGTGCCGGACGCCGCGCTGGCGGCGGTGCGCGCCGAGCTGACCGAGGCCGGGCTCGCCTTCGCCGAGATCGCCCTCGGTGAGGTCAGCGCGGCCGACGCGGAGACCGAGTTCGACGCCCATCTCGACCTGGTCCCCGCCTCGCTGGCGAAGGGTCTCGAGTTCGACCACGTCGTCGTCTCCGACCCGACGGCGATCGTGGCCGGTGAGCCCGACCGCGAGACCGGCCTGCGCCGCCTCTACGTCTGCCTCACCCGCGCGGTCACGTCCCTGGTGGTGCGCACCGAGCTCACCCAGGGCGGCCTTCCCGAAGAACTGGGTGGCATCCCGGAGAGTGTTGGTGCGAAGGTGGACGCATGA
- a CDS encoding ABC transporter permease, with amino-acid sequence MAILNAAVSAAVARPLRGGEAARLLLWRNILVYRRAWLVFVTGFLEPVFYLFSIGIGVGAIVTGFTYAGEPIEYRDFVAPGMIAASAMNGSLLDATFNFFFKLKYNKLYDQMLATPLRTVDIAVGEILWNQLRSGIYVAAFLVIMLAMDLVHSWWAILVVPAALLIGSAFGAVGMALTTYMTSWQDFEKVTLAMMPMFLFSATFFPVTAYPDWLRWVVEVTPLYRGVVLCRELTLGVPSWGSLVSVVYLLAFGAIGLAVVRRRLDSLLLT; translated from the coding sequence ATGGCGATCCTCAACGCTGCGGTGAGCGCCGCCGTCGCCCGTCCGCTGCGGGGCGGCGAGGCCGCCCGGCTGCTGCTGTGGCGCAACATCCTCGTCTACCGGCGGGCCTGGCTGGTGTTCGTCACCGGCTTCCTGGAGCCGGTCTTCTACCTGTTCTCGATCGGCATCGGCGTCGGCGCGATCGTCACCGGGTTCACCTACGCCGGCGAGCCGATCGAGTATCGAGACTTCGTCGCGCCGGGGATGATCGCGGCCTCGGCGATGAACGGGTCGCTGCTGGACGCGACGTTCAACTTCTTCTTCAAGCTGAAGTACAACAAGCTCTACGACCAGATGCTGGCCACCCCGCTGCGCACGGTCGACATCGCCGTCGGCGAGATCCTGTGGAACCAGCTGCGCAGCGGCATCTACGTCGCGGCGTTCCTGGTGATCATGCTCGCGATGGACCTGGTCCACTCCTGGTGGGCGATCCTGGTCGTGCCGGCGGCGCTGCTGATCGGGTCGGCCTTCGGGGCCGTGGGCATGGCCCTGACGACCTACATGACCTCCTGGCAGGACTTCGAGAAGGTCACCCTCGCGATGATGCCGATGTTCCTGTTCAGCGCGACCTTCTTCCCGGTCACGGCCTACCCGGACTGGCTGCGCTGGGTCGTGGAGGTGACGCCGCTCTACCGCGGCGTCGTGCTCTGCCGCGAGCTGACGCTCGGGGTGCCCTCGTGGGGCTCGCTGGTCTCGGTGGTCTACCTGCTGGCCTTCGGCGCGATCGGGCTCGCCGTCGTGCGGCGCAGGCTCGACTCCCTACTCCTCACCTGA
- a CDS encoding ABC transporter permease, protein MTDYADTGPATAPTAPSGLIAGALRMGDYWLTVLARTWKGGVITTFVTPFFYVLALGVLLGGFVDADPATLEGASTYLAFVAPGMVAAHAMTIAFADLTYPVMGMLKWQRIYYSMIASPLAPSHIVLAQLGWVVLRALFACGVFLLVLAAFGVFETVSGVLAAWLVQGLVALAFATPVMLFSLSIKGEESFALIFRLGMIPLTLFSGTFFPIGNLGPVLEKIAMASPLWHGVDLTRMLTVGELDWSMVAIHVAYLGILAVVCWWLAIRKLGERLVS, encoded by the coding sequence ATGACCGACTACGCCGACACGGGCCCGGCCACCGCGCCGACCGCGCCCTCGGGGCTGATCGCCGGTGCGCTGCGGATGGGCGACTACTGGCTCACGGTCCTGGCGCGCACCTGGAAGGGCGGGGTGATCACCACCTTCGTGACCCCCTTCTTCTACGTGCTGGCGCTGGGCGTGCTGCTGGGTGGGTTCGTCGACGCCGACCCGGCCACGCTCGAGGGCGCTTCGACCTACCTGGCGTTCGTGGCTCCCGGCATGGTGGCCGCTCACGCGATGACGATCGCCTTCGCCGACCTCACCTATCCGGTGATGGGCATGCTCAAGTGGCAGCGGATCTACTACTCGATGATCGCCTCGCCGCTGGCCCCGTCCCACATCGTGCTGGCCCAGCTCGGCTGGGTGGTGCTGCGGGCGCTGTTCGCCTGTGGGGTGTTCCTGCTGGTCCTGGCTGCCTTCGGGGTGTTCGAGACGGTATCGGGCGTACTGGCGGCCTGGCTGGTGCAGGGGCTGGTGGCGCTGGCCTTCGCCACCCCCGTGATGCTGTTCTCGCTCTCGATCAAGGGCGAGGAGTCCTTCGCGCTGATCTTCCGGCTGGGGATGATCCCGCTGACCCTGTTCAGCGGCACGTTCTTCCCGATCGGCAACCTGGGTCCCGTGCTCGAGAAGATCGCGATGGCCTCACCGCTGTGGCACGGCGTCGACCTGACCCGGATGCTCACGGTCGGTGAGCTCGACTGGAGCATGGTCGCGATCCACGTCGCGTATCTCGGCATCCTGGCGGTGGTCTGCTGGTGGCTCGCGATCCGTAAGCTCGGCGAGAGGCTGGTCTCCTGA
- a CDS encoding GNAT family N-acetyltransferase has protein sequence MIDTRPDPLVKAEWPLRTERLVIRRMTPADIEPTWAFRGLPEVSEWVTSAFADIDAYRRIFERPDVLGPALVIERDGVIVGDLMLRVTDPWSQTEVRNQADGTQAELGWTIDPAHQGNGYATEAVRAVMDVCFGPLGLRRVIAECFADNVTSWRLMERLGMRRESHTVKDSLHRTRGWLDGLSYAILAEEWAARG, from the coding sequence ATGATCGACACCCGCCCTGACCCGCTGGTGAAGGCCGAGTGGCCGCTGCGTACCGAACGGCTCGTGATCCGGCGGATGACGCCCGCCGACATCGAGCCGACCTGGGCCTTCCGCGGCCTCCCCGAGGTCTCCGAGTGGGTGACGAGTGCGTTCGCGGACATCGACGCCTACCGTCGGATCTTCGAGCGCCCCGACGTCCTCGGGCCCGCCCTGGTGATCGAGCGCGACGGCGTCATCGTCGGCGACCTCATGCTGCGGGTCACCGACCCGTGGTCGCAGACCGAGGTGCGCAACCAGGCCGACGGCACCCAGGCCGAGCTCGGCTGGACCATCGACCCCGCCCACCAGGGCAACGGCTACGCGACCGAGGCCGTACGCGCGGTGATGGACGTCTGCTTCGGCCCTCTCGGGCTGCGTCGCGTCATCGCCGAGTGCTTCGCCGACAACGTGACCTCCTGGCGGCTCATGGAGCGCCTCGGGATGCGCCGCGAGTCGCACACCGTCAAGGACTCCCTGCACCGCACCCGGGGCTGGCTCGACGGGCTCTCCTACGCGATCCTGGCCGAGGAGTGGGCCGCTAGAGGCTGA
- a CDS encoding ABC transporter ATP-binding protein: MGEDLMISARGLRKSFGDFEAVRGIDVSVRPGVAFGFLGPNGAGKSSTMRMICCVSPPTGGELRVFGMDPAREGPKIKARLGVCPQEDTLDVELNVYDNLYVYGRYFGLPRAEVKGRIEELLDFVQLTEKAKAKVDDLSGGMKRRLTIARSLINRPEILVLDEPTTGLDPQARHVIWDRLFRLKQAGVTLLLTTHYMDEAEQLCDELVVMDQGRIVAHGTPLGLIQEHSTREVAELRFGVGEHEALAAKVEDLAERVEVLPDRLLLYSDDGEAVIEAVHSRDLAPVATLVRRSSLEDVFLHLTGRTLVD; encoded by the coding sequence GTGGGTGAAGACCTGATGATCTCGGCGCGTGGCCTGCGCAAGTCGTTCGGCGACTTCGAGGCGGTGCGCGGCATCGACGTCTCGGTGCGGCCCGGGGTGGCCTTCGGCTTCCTGGGTCCCAACGGTGCCGGCAAGTCCTCGACGATGCGGATGATCTGCTGCGTCTCGCCGCCGACCGGGGGAGAGCTGCGGGTCTTCGGGATGGACCCGGCCAGGGAGGGGCCGAAGATCAAGGCACGGCTCGGGGTGTGCCCGCAGGAGGACACCCTCGACGTCGAGCTCAACGTCTACGACAACCTCTACGTCTACGGCCGCTACTTCGGGCTGCCGCGAGCCGAGGTCAAGGGCCGGATCGAGGAGCTGCTCGACTTCGTCCAGCTCACCGAGAAGGCCAAGGCGAAGGTCGACGACCTCTCCGGCGGGATGAAGCGGCGGCTGACCATCGCCCGGAGCCTGATCAACCGGCCCGAGATCCTGGTGCTCGACGAGCCGACCACGGGGCTGGACCCGCAGGCCCGCCACGTCATCTGGGACCGGCTCTTCCGGCTCAAGCAGGCGGGCGTGACCCTGCTGCTGACCACCCACTACATGGACGAGGCCGAGCAGCTGTGCGATGAGCTCGTGGTGATGGACCAGGGCCGGATCGTGGCCCACGGCACGCCGCTGGGGCTGATCCAGGAGCACTCCACCCGCGAGGTCGCCGAGCTGCGCTTCGGCGTCGGCGAGCACGAGGCGCTGGCCGCCAAGGTCGAGGACCTGGCCGAGCGGGTCGAGGTGCTGCCCGACCGGCTGCTGCTCTACAGCGACGACGGCGAAGCGGTCATCGAGGCCGTCCACAGCCGCGACCTGGCCCCGGTGGCGACGCTGGTGCGGCGCTCCTCGCTCGAGGACGTCTTCCTGCACCTGACCGGCCGGACACTGGTGGACTGA
- a CDS encoding pyridoxamine 5'-phosphate oxidase family protein: MGIPLADRQELLTQPLIAALSVSRENGQGPLTVPIWYDYTPGGEVWFVTGKDSLKTRLIKAAGRCTLMVERLDPTVRYVSVEGPVRIADAAEGESEAMARRYLPPEAVGPYLAEAANFPPEVTVRLSPENWLSADLGAF, from the coding sequence ATGGGAATCCCACTCGCAGACCGCCAAGAGCTCCTGACCCAGCCCCTCATCGCTGCCCTCTCGGTGAGCAGAGAGAACGGCCAGGGGCCGCTGACGGTGCCGATCTGGTACGACTACACACCCGGCGGCGAGGTGTGGTTCGTGACCGGGAAGGACTCGCTGAAGACCCGGCTGATCAAGGCCGCGGGACGCTGCACGCTGATGGTGGAGCGCCTGGACCCGACGGTGCGCTACGTGTCGGTCGAGGGTCCGGTGCGGATCGCCGATGCCGCCGAGGGCGAGTCGGAGGCGATGGCGCGACGGTATCTGCCACCGGAGGCGGTCGGGCCCTACCTGGCGGAGGCGGCGAACTTCCCGCCCGAGGTGACCGTGCGGCTCTCGCCGGAGAACTGGCTCTCGGCCGACCTCGGCGCCTTCTGA